The following nucleotide sequence is from Coffea eugenioides isolate CCC68of chromosome 10, Ceug_1.0, whole genome shotgun sequence.
TCAAAGCTGAGATGAGAAAAATTCTCAACAATGAAAAACAACCTAGGAAACTTGACATTGTGGTTTCTATTGAGCTGTGCCAGGCTGAACTGTGAACCCCAAATAATGCAAGGTCTCTTAAAAATCTTAATCCATTTCTCCCGCTTGAAAGAAATCTGCCATATCAAACAACTAATGATCTCCTAAAGTAATTGGGCAGCTAAAGCACTACGGTTGCAATTACCTTGCAGAAGCTGACACATTAGATTTTTGCACTTTTGCATAAATGCAACAGCATATGGTGCCTTCCTAAAGCTATTCGAGCATAACAAAATGGAAAATGCTCttacaggaaaaaaaaagtcattCAACCACTCCAAACTGACAGATATTCTTAACTAAAATACCAgatttctctttttcctttttaacatTACAAGCCTCAATAATGGTTCATCCAATAAACAGAAAGTCTCTTTTAATCAGGACTAACAACTTCTACTGGCTAAACCAGACAGTTTTTTGTCCATATTCATACTAAATCCCTAGTGATAACTGATAACGATTTAAATTAAACAGCAACTTTCAGGTTACTATCTCACTAGTAGGACATTtttacacataaaaacacacagAGTTCTCTTGGCTCTTTCTAAAATTTTTCATAGGTGTGTAGCAATCTCAGAAAGTGCTGTGTTTGGACTGTATTGGATGATATATTCAATTTAAGAGGGAGAGAAAGAGGAGAGTGGACAAGAAAGACTTCTCTGACAGGAGTGAAGCCAAAGTATGCAATTAGGTTGATGGAGTGAGAACTGAGAAGAAAGATCAGAAAAGTTCTAACATACTCTAGGATTTATTTTGGCAAAAAGAAGTCAAATTCTCTGCTTAGCACACAAAAGTATATTAATTCTGTAAAATTCTAGAACATCCCAAAGAGCATAGTGGAAATCCTAATACAACATCAATATTCTGCTAACATACTCAACTATACTTGAATTAACCAGATACACTGCTTCTACTAACTAATGAAACTTGAATAGCAATCCTGCTGTCACAGACCAGCTAATCTTGAGGTAACACATTCTACCGATGGATCGAAAGCTGCCTTATAACCTATTTCATCTATACCCTGCATATGGGACAAAAGGACCAACCCTAAATATATATACAACTTAGAAAGGTTCTCTAAAGTGTCAAGTATTGGATTTGCGATAGACCAGAAAGCCATTACTAGAACATCTGAAACTTTGTCAGTTTCAGTTCAGACTTCAGAGAGTGCAATGTCTTTTTGTTGCAAAGAATAGGGGTGGACTTCATTCTTTCAGATTAATTGTGCATTCCAAAAAGTTAGCAAGAAAAGCATACAAAAATCTGTAAATGAGATCCAAAGCACAGTTACAGCATTGTAGCAGAGTAAGTTAAGTTTCATTTACATTTGCATATGTTTTACTACTATTTACCTTCTCTAATGGCGCATTGAACCCTTGAAGCTACCCCTTTTTTGAGCAAACTTTGAGGTTCTAGTTACTCTAATGTGATCAACAGGATTAACATGATCATGATACTTGCTGGAGTTCCTCCTTTTTGAACGAAATGATTCCTCACTAACTCCCACATGTACTCGATGACTATTAGGCCTCAACGCCCTCCTCATATGTTCTTCTCTATAATGTCTTTTCTGACCAGAtagcaattttcttctttttgagaTGTGCTTTGTTGCTTGATTTGTAAAACGCCCTCCAtgatcatcttcatcatcattaAGATCATCCTCACTCGTAATTGCTGATGCTTCAATATCTCTTCTTCGCCTTCTCCTTCTCCTGTTGTGCTTGTCAAGCTTGGAACATAAGAAAGTGCAACAAAATTCTAGCACAGAGAACCAGGTAGCACAGCATGCCCATATGCTTCTGCAGATGATATGACAGATGCATTGGCAAATACCCAACTTGTATGACAAGTAGAAGAATACGAGAACTGCACATTAACAAAAGAATTATACAAGTGCTATTCAGTTTAAGAAGAAAAAGGCATCCTTTCAAGGGCTTAACAAATTAATTGAGTTGTAATGGTAAATATGGGGGAAAGCTAACAACTAATTGATAGAGAATCCCAAAAGTTTTCTTCAATTAATCTAACAACTACTACTGAAAAGCTAACAACTAATTGATAGAGAATCCCAAAAGTTTTCTTCAATTAATCTATATCTCCCTTAGAGATGAGTTCAAAAGGATTATTATAGGATCCTCACAACGTGAAAGAAATGTACATTGAATCCGAATAGCTTGGGCTCAGAATCCAAGAAATCTTACATGGTGGTTGGAGGTTGGCTGCTTGGTTAAAACAACATCACTGTCTAGGGGGTAGCTGGTTGGCAAGAATTGGTAGAAAAAGAGAGTTTGCATTCCTTCAAAATTCATGCATCAAATTATATGATACAGACTGGTCTGTTCTAGTCATCCTTTCTCCAAATGTTGTCTACCTAGTGAACATGATGCCTCTTCGTTTGGTAGGAAGTAAGAAAGTAATAAAGGATAAGTCATAGAAGCCACACTCATTACTTAAACAGCATAATGAATCcaagatttttcattttcacactaGATGTTTCTTCTTATGCATTGAAAGGCATAGTATTCCAATCACTACCTTGATTTTGGGATGCATCTCATGTTTATGTAAAAGCACAAACTCTCATCTACAAACTCACATTAAGAAACAAAAATATCAGTGTACATGTTTCGTATTCTACAAAAGAAATTTAGACATAAGCGACTATATCATCaacaaaggaagaaattgaaAGACACTATTCTGTCCAAACTTCAATTCTTTTGTTTATTCTGTAAAAAATTTCCTTCCAATTCTCCAACAGCAATACATCCAAGAAAGCtcttaaaatagaaaaaaacaATACAACTATGTATATGGTACAAGAATGCATGAATACTTACCAAAGTACAAGAGAACTACGACCAAACCCAACTTCAGCAATTGAGCAATGCAGAAGTTTTCTATATAACACGTGAGATCCCATGTTGGTCCACATTTAGAACTGCACAGAATTTAAGAACAAAAAAGATATTTGTTAGATCATAActtaatatcttcaaaatttgAACACTACATTAAATGACAAAATGAACTGAAATATCAAATGGTCTCGTTCAATTTTACCTGCAAGATTTGCCAGATAGGAAATCAAGTGGATGGCCTAAAAGTTTCCCTAAAACTTCAGAAACTCCACCGAGGACTGAGCCAACTACATTCCCCATCTATACAAATTGAAGACAAAAAACTTAAGTGACGAACAGCATCGTCAAGTTCATTTTCATACTCTCCCTTATCTTCGAAACCTGCAAAACAATCGTAATGATCAacaattttaaacaaaaaccaaaaaaaaagaacccaGAAAGGAGAGAGGATCATTGAACCCTCACGTGGTGGTTTTACGGATTTTGGTGAGACATAAGAAACCGGATATGAAGAGGGCTCCAATGGGGGAAATAAAAGATTTATTCTGGTTTTCTCTTTAGTCTTTGGAAGGTAACTGCTGTTTTGGTTTTTCTCTTGATTCTGTGCCGCGAAAATAAAAGGAAGCCGTTGAGGATTTAAACAGAGTCGTGTCCGTTAGTCGTAGTCTCGTAGACGTCAAAAACTTGTGTCAACGAGCCCACCTGTAGACCGAACGGTCTAAAGTTTGCCACGTTATCTTGGCAGTTTGAAAATCATTAGTAACAACCCCATGTTTGTACCTTGAAATTGAGAAGGAGAAGAGAAATCTGTGTCCAATAAAAACCATCATCTCTATGCATTGACAGAACTTCAATTTGCATTCTTCTGGAATTCCTAAAACCTAACTACTCTATCCATAGATATATAAAACCTCTTTCCAAATGAAATACTCAATCCATAGGTATAATAGCCACTTTCCACATGAAATTTAAGTTGTGCTGCTTATGATCGTCAGTGATTCATAGTGCATGGCCTTCAACATTTCTTTATCAAGAAATCAGCATAACAACTGATTATACTACTCTTGAATTTCTTTTTAGAtatttcttcctcttcttaTGACCATGCCAATGCTCGAATTGAATTCTTCTACTTCTCAAtaaaagagatgttttagttttctttatttttccatccttgtttcactttttctttactttttgtATGAGAAATGCTTGAGCCTAAACAGAATTTCAATCCTGTTAAATGGATCTGGATCTGGATTAAAGGGATCCAACCCAGACCCTACCCATTGACATGCCTACTGTTATTtgaacttcattttttttttttgttattttgttttcgaatatttcaaatttcaacttAGTTCCCAAGATTTTGGTGATGCGAACTACAAAACCCATTTTGGAGTGAAATATATCATTACAGCCCTAATTGATCACTCACAACAAAAGCATCcaaattttttaattcaatTATGTTTCTTTCATCAACATTGTTTTCTCttaaatttaacaaattacttcACCATGAAAAGTTAATCCTCACATTCGCAACACTTGCAAATATACTCCCAAAACTACAAAAGGTAAAATACTAAAACAAATAACTACAGATATATATCATATATACAAAGATCCACCGTGAAtggggaggaaaaaaaaatgaagaaaaagagtaCCTGATTCAGCCAAAAAATCACGCCTAATAGCCGCCTAACATTAATAGTCACGATACTTACATttacatctttttttttccccttccgTTTAAATCTGTTAAGCTTTTTGATTCGatatttgtttgttttctcttgtaaactttctttttctttttaaataaaaCTTCCAGATTTGGATAAATCGATACTCCCTACTGTTAAAGACTTTGCAGTTGCAACGGCTCTGAAGAGTCCTATTAGATTTAAACTAAACTGTCTGTTTTCAATTcaactgctttttttttttttttttttcaactgcTTAACTAGGCCAAGTTGCTAGTTTGACCTAAAAAGGAAGAACCAATGAAGAAATCAACTAGCTGCTGTTCAACTTGTAAAATTCAGAAACAACCCATGGCTTTTGAGAATTTACAAAGTAGCAATTACTGGACCACAAGGCTATTTTGTGTTTAGTTGACCCGTGGACTTGAATTAGTTTTAGTTAGATATGACCGTTAGAAGACAAGCACAAATGTATTGGATTACAATGATTCATTTGGATGAAAGATATATAAGAGTATCAATGTTATCTTTATTTGTATTGATTTCTTAGATCTGTTATATCTATTGATTTCAGATCTATATATATTTGTGTCATGTTTGTTTGATGTATTTTTTGCCATTAATGcagatttattgaatgaaatgatcttttctattaaaaaaaacgtattagtaaaaaaaaaaaagtcaaaagctCAATCGAGACTGTTGAGAAAGCGTACATTCATTTAATATCTAtttgagaaaaaagaaattttaggaggaaaaaatataaaactaaGAAGCTTGATAAACTCACATGCCAATCTAAAAACTTGTAGTTTTAGATGTAGATTTATaattaaaaatgaccaaaagaTACACTGGAAAA
It contains:
- the LOC113750077 gene encoding protein HAPLESS 2, whose amino-acid sequence is MGNVVGSVLGGVSEVLGKLLGHPLDFLSGKSCSSKCGPTWDLTCYIENFCIAQLLKLGLVVVLLYFVLVFFYLSYKLGICQCICHIICRSIWACCATWFSVLEFCCTFLCSKLDKHNRRRRRRRRDIEASAITSEDDLNDDEDDHGGRFTNQATKHISKRRKLLSGQKRHYREEHMRRALRPNSHRVHVGVSEESFRSKRRNSSKYHDHVNPVDHIRVTRTSKFAQKRGSFKGSMRH